The Amycolatopsis viridis genome window below encodes:
- a CDS encoding patatin-like phospholipase family protein, producing MVDLPRPVGFVLGGGGSLGAMQVGMLRALTEAGIRPDLVVGTSVGSLNGAVLALDPDDAGERLRKTWTHMTRHEAFPGGVLSQVRTLRHSKTHLFPNIGLATIVDDHLGPGTTFEDLALPLGVVATVVDTGEARLFTSGELRPPLLASAAIPGIYPPVEHEGRLLYDGGLVANVPMRQALALGARSLVVLDCAFPGQIPSPPQTFAEVLMYTAMVSMRNQAVLEAPIAAAEVPVVYLPGPRPVRLSPLDFSRTDELTDLAYQAARIYLREVTVDGPGLYGGPGVKVM from the coding sequence ATGGTGGATCTTCCCCGTCCGGTCGGGTTCGTGCTCGGTGGTGGCGGCAGCCTGGGCGCGATGCAGGTCGGCATGCTCCGCGCCCTCACCGAGGCCGGGATCCGGCCGGACCTCGTCGTCGGCACGTCCGTCGGGTCGCTCAACGGCGCGGTCCTCGCCCTGGACCCGGACGACGCGGGCGAGCGGCTGCGCAAGACGTGGACCCACATGACCCGCCACGAGGCGTTCCCGGGCGGGGTGCTCAGCCAGGTCCGCACCCTGCGGCACAGCAAGACCCACCTGTTCCCGAACATCGGGCTGGCCACGATCGTCGACGACCACCTCGGCCCGGGCACCACGTTCGAGGACCTCGCACTGCCGCTGGGCGTCGTCGCGACCGTGGTGGACACCGGGGAGGCGCGGCTGTTCACCTCCGGCGAGCTGCGGCCGCCACTGCTGGCCAGCGCCGCGATCCCGGGGATCTACCCGCCGGTCGAGCACGAGGGCCGGCTGCTCTACGACGGCGGGCTGGTCGCGAACGTGCCGATGCGGCAGGCGCTCGCCCTCGGCGCCCGCTCGCTGGTCGTGCTCGACTGCGCCTTCCCCGGCCAGATCCCGTCACCACCGCAGACGTTCGCCGAGGTGCTGATGTACACGGCGATGGTGAGCATGCGCAACCAGGCCGTGCTGGAGGCGCCGATCGCCGCGGCGGAGGTGCCGGTCGTGTACCTGCCCGGCCCGCGCCCGGTCCGGCTGAGCCCGCTGGACTTCAGCCGCACCGACGAGCTCACCGACCTCGCGTACCAGGCGGCGCGCATCTACCTGCGCGAGGTCACCGTCGACGGCCCCGGCCTCTACGGCGGCCCCGGCGTGAAAGTCATGTGA
- a CDS encoding acyl-CoA dehydrogenase family protein, translating to MVDQPKVTEQEARAVAEEARESGWRKPSFAKELYLGRFRLDLVHPHPRADPAAAAKAGAFLTRLREYAETLDGAVIEREARIPDEYVKGLAELGCFGIKIPEEYGGLGLSQVTYNRALALLASVHPTLGVLLSAHQSIGVPEPLKLAGTPEQKAKFLPRCAEGAVTAFLLTEPDVGSDPARLATTATPTGDGGYLLDGVKLWTTNGVVAELVVVMARVPRSEGHRGGITAFIVEMDSPGITVERRNAFMGLRGIENGVTRFHQVRVPADAVVGGEGKGLKIALATLNTGRLSIPSMCAGAGKWCLKIAREWSAARVQWGKPIAEHAAVANKISFIAATTYALESVQELSGHMSDEGRNDIRIEAALAKLYASEMSCKIADELMQIRGGRGYETAESLAARGERAVGVEQLVRDLRINRIFEGSTEIMHLLIAREAVDAHLAAAGALADADAGLPAKAKAAAKASGFYAKWLPQLVAGRGQVPTSFAEFGQLAPHLRYVERTARKLARSTFYGMARWQAGLEQRQGFLGRIVDIGAELFAMSAACVRAEMQREDDAREGEAAYELADVFCRQARLRIEALFEALWHNTDEADRLLTGRVLDGAHTWLEEGVLDPSEGTGPWIADWRAGASTEDSVARRYATG from the coding sequence GTGGTTGATCAGCCGAAGGTGACGGAGCAGGAAGCCCGCGCGGTCGCCGAGGAGGCCCGGGAGAGCGGCTGGCGCAAGCCGTCGTTCGCCAAGGAGCTCTACCTGGGGCGCTTCCGGCTCGACCTGGTCCACCCGCACCCGCGGGCCGACCCGGCCGCCGCGGCGAAGGCCGGGGCGTTCCTCACCCGCCTGCGCGAGTACGCCGAGACGCTCGACGGCGCGGTGATCGAGCGGGAGGCGCGCATCCCCGACGAGTACGTCAAGGGCCTGGCCGAGCTGGGTTGCTTCGGGATCAAGATCCCCGAGGAATACGGCGGGCTGGGGCTGTCGCAGGTCACCTACAACCGGGCGCTCGCGCTGCTCGCCTCGGTGCACCCGACGCTGGGCGTGCTGCTGTCGGCGCACCAGTCGATCGGCGTGCCGGAGCCGCTCAAGCTGGCCGGCACGCCCGAACAGAAGGCGAAGTTCCTGCCGCGCTGCGCGGAAGGCGCGGTCACCGCCTTCCTGCTCACCGAGCCGGACGTGGGGTCCGACCCGGCGCGCCTGGCCACCACGGCGACGCCCACCGGCGACGGCGGCTACCTGCTCGACGGCGTCAAGCTGTGGACCACCAACGGTGTGGTGGCCGAACTGGTGGTGGTGATGGCGCGGGTGCCGCGCAGCGAGGGACACCGGGGTGGGATCACCGCGTTCATCGTGGAGATGGACTCGCCGGGCATCACCGTGGAGCGGCGCAACGCGTTCATGGGCTTGCGCGGCATCGAGAACGGTGTCACCCGGTTCCACCAGGTGCGGGTACCCGCGGACGCCGTCGTCGGCGGCGAGGGCAAGGGTTTGAAGATCGCGCTCGCCACCCTGAACACCGGGCGCCTGTCGATCCCGTCGATGTGCGCGGGCGCGGGCAAGTGGTGCCTGAAGATCGCGCGCGAGTGGTCCGCGGCCCGGGTGCAGTGGGGCAAACCGATCGCGGAGCACGCCGCGGTGGCGAACAAGATCTCGTTCATCGCGGCCACGACGTACGCGCTGGAGAGCGTGCAGGAGCTGTCCGGCCACATGAGCGACGAGGGCCGCAACGACATCCGCATCGAGGCGGCACTGGCGAAGCTGTACGCGAGCGAGATGTCCTGCAAGATCGCCGACGAGCTGATGCAGATCCGCGGCGGGCGCGGTTACGAGACCGCCGAGTCGCTCGCCGCGCGCGGGGAGCGCGCCGTCGGGGTCGAGCAGCTGGTGCGCGACCTGCGGATCAACCGCATCTTCGAAGGTTCGACCGAGATCATGCACCTGCTCATCGCACGCGAGGCGGTCGACGCGCACCTCGCGGCGGCCGGGGCACTGGCGGACGCGGACGCCGGCCTGCCGGCGAAGGCGAAGGCCGCCGCGAAGGCCAGCGGGTTCTACGCGAAGTGGTTGCCGCAACTGGTCGCCGGACGTGGACAGGTGCCCACGTCGTTCGCCGAGTTCGGGCAGCTCGCCCCACACCTGCGCTACGTCGAGCGGACGGCGCGCAAGCTGGCGCGGTCCACGTTCTACGGAATGGCGCGGTGGCAGGCCGGGCTGGAGCAACGGCAGGGCTTCCTCGGGCGGATCGTGGACATCGGCGCCGAACTGTTCGCGATGTCGGCCGCGTGCGTCCGGGCGGAGATGCAGCGCGAGGACGACGCACGGGAGGGCGAGGCCGCCTACGAACTGGCCGACGTCTTTTGCCGGCAGGCACGACTGCGGATCGAGGCGCTGTTCGAAGCACTGTGGCACAACACGGACGAGGCCGACCGCCTGCTGACCGGCCGCGTCCTCGACGGCGCCCACACCTGGCTCGAAGAAGGCGTGCTGGACCCGAGCGAGGGCACCGGCCCATGGATCGCCGACTGGCGAGCGGGCGCTTCGACCGAGGACAGCGTGGCCCGCCGCTACGCAACCGGCTGA